A genomic stretch from Kogia breviceps isolate mKogBre1 chromosome 1, mKogBre1 haplotype 1, whole genome shotgun sequence includes:
- the ENAH gene encoding protein enabled homolog isoform X6 — protein MRMYSPPISLQRQDGPRVDRLLLQLQEQQRQKELERERLERERMERERLERERLERERLERERLEQEQLERERQERERQDRLERERQERERLERLDRERQERERQEQLEREQLEWERERRMSNAAPSSDSSLYHAPLPEYASCQPPSAPPPSYAKVISAPVSEATPDYAVVTALPPTSTPPTPPLRHSATRFATSLGSAFHPVLPHYATVPRPLNKNSQPSSPVNTPSPQPPATKPCAWSTSSFSPLPPSPPVMISSPPGRATGPRPVLPGCVSSPVPQRPPSPAAPSGLLDSVTCPVSPPPTSGPAALPPPSLAPLSHCGSQASPPPSTPVASTPSSKPSVLPSPSAAAPASVETPLTSVLGDSSASEPGLQAASQPAETPAQQGIVLGPPAPPPPPPLPPGPAQASAVLPPPPGPPPPPPLPSSGPPPPPPPPPLPNQVPPPPPPPPAPPLPASGFFSGSMSEDNRPLTGLAAAIAGAKLRKVSRMEDASFPSGGNTIGVNSASSKTDTGRGNGPLPLGGSGLMEEMSALLARRRRIAEKGSTIETEQKEDKNEDSEPVSSKASSTSTPEPTRKPWERASTMNGSKSPVISRPKSAPSSQPSANGVQTEGLDYDRLKQDILDEMRKELTKLKEELIDAIRQELSKSNTA, from the exons ATGAGAATGTACAGCCCTCCGATTAGCCTTCAGAGGCAGGATGGACCAAGAGTTGACCGCCTTCTCTT gCAACTACAAGAACAGCAACGACAAAAGGAGCTGGAGCGGGAAaggctggagagagaaagaatggaaaGGGAGAGATTGGAGAGGGAGAGGTTAGAAAGGGAAAGGCTGGAGAGGGAGCGACTAGAACAGGagcagctggagagagagagacaagaaagGGAACGTCAGGATCGTCTGGAGCGGGAGAGACAAGAGCGGGAGAGGCTGGAGAGACTGGATCGGGAAAGGCAAGAAAGAGAGCGGCAAGAGCAGCTAGAAAGGGAGCAGCTGGAATGGGAGCGAGAGCGAAGAATGTCAAATGCCG CTCCATCCTCCGACAGCTCCCTGTATCATGCTCCACTTCCTGAGTATGCCAGTTGCCAGCCTCCTTCAGCACCTCCTCCATCATATGCTAAAGTCATCTCAGCTCCAGTGTCAGAGGCCACTCCTGATTACGCTGTAGTGACCGCTTTGCCACCCACTTCCACACCCCCTACACCACCACTTCGACACTCCGCGACACGTTTTGCAACATCTCTAGGTTCAGCCTTCCACCCTGTTCTTCCCCATTATGCTACAGTTCCTCGTCCTCTGAACAAAAACTCTCAACCTTCTTCTCCTGTGAACACACCCTCTCCTCAACCTCCAGCTACGAAGCCCTGTGCCTGGTCTACTTCCAGTTTCTCGCCCCTCCCTCCGTCTCCTCCAGTAATGATTAGCAGCCCCCCAGGCAGAGCTACCGGTCCAAGGCCTGTCCTTCCCGGTTGTGTTTCTTCTCCTGTGCCCCAGAGGCCTCCATCACCTGCGGCCCCCAGCGGGCTGCTCGACTCTGTCACGTGTCCAGTGTCTCCACCGCCTACCTCAGGGCCAGCGGCGCTGCCACCGCCTTCCCTCGCACCACTCTCACACTGTGGATCTCAAGCCTCTCCTCCTCCAAGCACCCCTGTTGCCTCAACTCCCTCATCCAAGCCTAgtgttctcccttctccctctgcaGCTGCCCCTGCCTCTGTGGAGACTCCTCTAACCTCTGTGCTGGGAGACTCCTCTGCTTCTGAGCCAGGCTTGCAGGCAGCCTCTCAGCCGGCCGAGACTCCAGCCCAGCAGG GCATTGTCTTGGGACCACCTgcacctccaccccctcctccactcccaccAGGTCCTGCCCAGGCATCAGCCGtacttcctcctcccccaggaccccctccaccccctccactTCCATCCTCAGGGCCCCcgcctccacctcctccaccgCCTCTTCCTAATCAAGtaccccctcctcccccgccacctcctgctcctcccctccctgcatcTGGATTTTTTTCGGGATCCATGTCTGAAGACAATCGCCCTTTAACTGGACTTGCAGCTGCAATTGCTGGAGCAAAACTTAGAAAAGTGTCACGG ATGGAGGATGCCTCTTTCCCAAGCGGAGGAAATACCATTGGTGTGAATTCGGCCTCATCTAAAACAGATACGGGTCGTGGAAATGGACCCCTTCCGTTAGGTGGCAGTGGTTTAATGGAGGAAATGAGTGCCCTGCTGGCCAGGAG GAGGAGAATTGCTGAAAAGGGATCAAcaatagaaacagaacaaaaagaggaCAAAAAT GAAGATTCAGAGCCTGTAAGTTCTAAGGCCTCTTCAACAAGTACACCTG aaccgACAAGAAAACCTTGGGAAAGAGCAAGTACAATGAACGGCAGCAAGTCACCTGTTATTTCCAG ACCAAAATCTGCACCCTCGTCACAGCCCAGTGCCAACGGAGTCCAGACGGAGGGACTGGATTATGACAGGCTGAAGCAG gacattttagatgaaatgagaaaagaattaacTAAGCTAAAAGAAGAGCTCATTGATG CAATCAGGCAGGAACTGAGCAAGTCAAATACTGCATAG
- the ENAH gene encoding protein enabled homolog isoform X5: MRMYSPPISLQRQDGPRVDRLLLQLQEQQRQKELERERLERERMERERLERERLERERLERERLEQEQLERERQERERQDRLERERQERERLERLDRERQERERQEQLEREQLEWERERRMSNAAPSSDSSLYHAPLPEYASCQPPSAPPPSYAKVISAPVSEATPDYAVVTALPPTSTPPTPPLRHSATRFATSLGSAFHPVLPHYATVPRPLNKNSQPSSPVNTPSPQPPATKPCAWSTSSFSPLPPSPPVMISSPPGRATGPRPVLPGCVSSPVPQRPPSPAAPSGLLDSVTCPVSPPPTSGPAALPPPSLAPLSHCGSQASPPPSTPVASTPSSKPSVLPSPSAAAPASVETPLTSVLGDSSASEPGLQAASQPAETPAQQGIVLGPPAPPPPPPLPPGPAQASAVLPPPPGPPPPPPLPSSGPPPPPPPPPLPNQVPPPPPPPPAPPLPASGFFSGSMSEDNRPLTGLAAAIAGAKLRKVSRMEDASFPSGGNTIGVNSASSKTDTGRGNGPLPLGGSGLMEEMSALLARRRRIAEKGSTIETEQKEDKNEDSEPVSSKASSTSTPEPTRKPWERASTMNGSKSPVISRRDSPRKNQIVFDNRSYDSLHRPKSAPSSQPSANGVQTEGLDYDRLKQDILDEMRKELTKLKEELIDAIRQELSKSNTA; encoded by the exons ATGAGAATGTACAGCCCTCCGATTAGCCTTCAGAGGCAGGATGGACCAAGAGTTGACCGCCTTCTCTT gCAACTACAAGAACAGCAACGACAAAAGGAGCTGGAGCGGGAAaggctggagagagaaagaatggaaaGGGAGAGATTGGAGAGGGAGAGGTTAGAAAGGGAAAGGCTGGAGAGGGAGCGACTAGAACAGGagcagctggagagagagagacaagaaagGGAACGTCAGGATCGTCTGGAGCGGGAGAGACAAGAGCGGGAGAGGCTGGAGAGACTGGATCGGGAAAGGCAAGAAAGAGAGCGGCAAGAGCAGCTAGAAAGGGAGCAGCTGGAATGGGAGCGAGAGCGAAGAATGTCAAATGCCG CTCCATCCTCCGACAGCTCCCTGTATCATGCTCCACTTCCTGAGTATGCCAGTTGCCAGCCTCCTTCAGCACCTCCTCCATCATATGCTAAAGTCATCTCAGCTCCAGTGTCAGAGGCCACTCCTGATTACGCTGTAGTGACCGCTTTGCCACCCACTTCCACACCCCCTACACCACCACTTCGACACTCCGCGACACGTTTTGCAACATCTCTAGGTTCAGCCTTCCACCCTGTTCTTCCCCATTATGCTACAGTTCCTCGTCCTCTGAACAAAAACTCTCAACCTTCTTCTCCTGTGAACACACCCTCTCCTCAACCTCCAGCTACGAAGCCCTGTGCCTGGTCTACTTCCAGTTTCTCGCCCCTCCCTCCGTCTCCTCCAGTAATGATTAGCAGCCCCCCAGGCAGAGCTACCGGTCCAAGGCCTGTCCTTCCCGGTTGTGTTTCTTCTCCTGTGCCCCAGAGGCCTCCATCACCTGCGGCCCCCAGCGGGCTGCTCGACTCTGTCACGTGTCCAGTGTCTCCACCGCCTACCTCAGGGCCAGCGGCGCTGCCACCGCCTTCCCTCGCACCACTCTCACACTGTGGATCTCAAGCCTCTCCTCCTCCAAGCACCCCTGTTGCCTCAACTCCCTCATCCAAGCCTAgtgttctcccttctccctctgcaGCTGCCCCTGCCTCTGTGGAGACTCCTCTAACCTCTGTGCTGGGAGACTCCTCTGCTTCTGAGCCAGGCTTGCAGGCAGCCTCTCAGCCGGCCGAGACTCCAGCCCAGCAGG GCATTGTCTTGGGACCACCTgcacctccaccccctcctccactcccaccAGGTCCTGCCCAGGCATCAGCCGtacttcctcctcccccaggaccccctccaccccctccactTCCATCCTCAGGGCCCCcgcctccacctcctccaccgCCTCTTCCTAATCAAGtaccccctcctcccccgccacctcctgctcctcccctccctgcatcTGGATTTTTTTCGGGATCCATGTCTGAAGACAATCGCCCTTTAACTGGACTTGCAGCTGCAATTGCTGGAGCAAAACTTAGAAAAGTGTCACGG ATGGAGGATGCCTCTTTCCCAAGCGGAGGAAATACCATTGGTGTGAATTCGGCCTCATCTAAAACAGATACGGGTCGTGGAAATGGACCCCTTCCGTTAGGTGGCAGTGGTTTAATGGAGGAAATGAGTGCCCTGCTGGCCAGGAG GAGGAGAATTGCTGAAAAGGGATCAAcaatagaaacagaacaaaaagaggaCAAAAAT GAAGATTCAGAGCCTGTAAGTTCTAAGGCCTCTTCAACAAGTACACCTG aaccgACAAGAAAACCTTGGGAAAGAGCAAGTACAATGAACGGCAGCAAGTCACCTGTTATTTCCAG ACGGGATTCTCCAAGgaaaaatcagattgtttttgaCAACAGGTCCTATGATTCATTACACAG ACCAAAATCTGCACCCTCGTCACAGCCCAGTGCCAACGGAGTCCAGACGGAGGGACTGGATTATGACAGGCTGAAGCAG gacattttagatgaaatgagaaaagaattaacTAAGCTAAAAGAAGAGCTCATTGATG CAATCAGGCAGGAACTGAGCAAGTCAAATACTGCATAG